A single region of the Syngnathus acus chromosome 6, fSynAcu1.2, whole genome shotgun sequence genome encodes:
- the lmf2a gene encoding lipase maturation factor 2a, with protein sequence MGEIVLPRRMFLWCMAVIYLIAFVSLYVQIPGLYGNDGLLPARKQLRFSGKPLGEQLLSSPTLLWLSPHLGLDTHTAMELLCLVGAALSLAATLVAALRDSLVFFCLWALYLSMYQVGQVFLYFQWDNLLLEAGFLCILVAPMTLIRGSRAVREHDRITFWLIRWLLFRLMFASGVVKLTSRCPTWWGLTAMNYHYETQCIPTPLAWFAHQMPAWWQKLSVVGAFIVEIAVPLLFFSPLRRLRLGAFYLQVLLQVVIILSGNYNFFNLLTLALCVSLLDDRHVRFWLRTAEPNEHKESKLWSWPCYMLELVVSSLVIFGAIVCFDLKVDTATRAITSKTAFTYHHFNNFLKSVTFPCVWVGVLSLTWEIVMAMFRCACVSGFLRRFWSTLQWMLFAAAAATMFTISLMPFTYIEYDSNSKLWPGVRQVYSLVDRYQLVNSYGLFRRMTGVGGRPEVVLEGSHDGVTWTEIDFMYKPGNLSAPPPVVTPHQPRLDWQMWFAALGDNTQAPWFSSLVYRLLQGKTDVIKLIQTDITRYPFHQQPPTYLRAHRYRYWFTQPKEDGSYPERWWKRVYNEEFYPVVHLGHPFLENLLDQHGLKDKSPSRRQVNSTVARAVRWLRAQVSGVPAPELIWTLVGCSATLCLLLAMPKGQKHAADSSDRKDTLPDVKKTVDEDDEDHDEGEVEDVDENDGDGVTDDEEEEEEEEKEEEEEEEEEAQEM encoded by the exons ATGGGGGAAATCGTTTTGCCACGGCGCATGTTCCTCTGGTGCATGGCGGTCATCTATTTGATTGCATTTGTTTCTCTCTACGTGCAAATACCAG GTCTCTATGGCAACGATGGTCTCCTGCCCGCTCGTAAGCAGCTCCGTTTTAGCGGCAAGCCTCTGGGAGAGCAACTTCTGTCCTCGCCCACCCTGCTGTGGCTGAGCCCCCACCTGGGCCTTGACACGCACACGGCTATGGAGTTGCTATGTTTGGTCGGGGCGGCGCTCAGCCTGGCCGCCACACTGGTGGCGGCGCTGCGAGACAGCCTGGTATTCTTCTGCCTCTGGGCTTTGTACTTGTCCATGTACCAG GTGGGGCAGGTTTTCCTCTACTTCCAATG GGACAACCTGCTCCTGGAGGCGGGCTTCCTCTGCATCCTGGTGGCTCCAATGACTCTCATCAGGGGGTCTCGAGCCGTCCGCGAGCACGACCGCATCACCTTTTGGCTCATCCGGTGGCTTCTCTTCCGTCTGATGTTTGCCTCCGGAGTAGTGAAGCTCACCTCACGCTGTCCAACTTGGTGGGGCTTAACTG CGATGAATTACCACTATGAAACCCAGTGCATTCCCACCCCACTGGCTTGGTTTGCCCACCAGATGCCCGCGTGGTGGCAGAAGCTGAGCGTGGTGGGCGCCTTCATTGTGGAGATCGCCGTGCCGCTGCTTTTTTTCAGTCCTCTGCGCAGGCTCCGACTCGGCGCTTTCTACTTGCAG GTGCTGCTGCAAGTGGTGATCATTTTGTCAGGCAACTACAACTTCTTTAACCTTTTGACCTTGGCCCTTTGTGTGTCCTTGCTGGACGACCGGCATGTGCGCTTCTGGCTGCGCACAGCAGAACCCAATGAACACAAAG AGTCCAAACTGTGGTCCTGGCCGTGTTACATGTTGGAGCTCGTTGTCTCGTCTCTGGTTATCTTTGGCGCAATCGTGTGTTTCGACCTGAAAGTGGACACGGCGACCAGAGCCATCACTTCTAAAACGG CTTTCACCTACCACCACTTTAACAACTTTCTCAAGAGTGTCACTTTCCCCTGCGTGTGGGTCGGTGTTCTCTCACTCACTTGGGAGATTGTCATGGCCATGTTCAG gtgtgcgtgtgtctctGGTTTCTTGAGGAGGTTCTGGTCCACACTTCAGTGGATGCTGTTTGCTGCTGCCGCGGCCACCATGTTCACCATCAGTCTG atgccTTTCACCTATATAGAATATGACTCCAATTCCAAGCTGTGGCCCGGCGTGCGTCAAGTGTACAGCCTCGTGGATCGCTACCAGCTGGTTAACTCGTACGGGTTGTTCCGAAGGATGACTGGCGTGGGCGGGCGGCCCGAGGTCGTCCTAGAGGGAAGTCACGACGGTGTCACCTGGACG GAAATCGACTTTATGTACAAACCTGGCAACCTGAGCGCTCCGCCCCCGGTGGTGACGCCCCACCAACCCCGTTTAGACTGGCAGATGTGGTTCGCTGCCCTCGGGGACAACACACAGGCACCGTGGTTCAGCAGTCTCGTGTACCGACTGCTCCAGGGCAAGACGGACG TCATCAAGCTGATCCAGACGGACATCACTCGTTACCCTTTCCACCAGCAGCCCCCTACCTACCTGCGAGCCCACCGATACAGATACTGGTTCACGCAACCCAAAGAGGACGG ATCATACCCGGAGCGCTGGTGGAAGAGGGTCTACAATGAAGAATTTTATCCCGTAGTACATCTGGGCCACCCATTCCTCGAGAACTTGCTGGATCAACATGGACTCAAG GACAAGTCGCCTTCACGCCGCCAGGTGAATTCCACCGTGGCCCGAGCGGTACGGTGGCTGCGCGCCCAGGTGTCGGGAGTCCCCGCTCCGGAGCTCATCTGGACCCTGGTCGGCTGCAGCGCCACCTTGTGCCTGCTGCTGGCGATGCCCAAGGGACAAAAACACGCCGCGGACAGTTCCGATCGGAAAGACACTCTGCCCGATGTGAAGAAGACGGTAGACGAGGATGATGAAGATCATGATGAGGGTGAGGTGGAGGATGTTGATGAGAACGACGGAGATGGTGTCactgatgatgaggaggaggaggaggaggaagagaaggaggaggaagaggaggaggaggaggaagcccAAGAAATGTGA
- the miox gene encoding inositol oxygenase isoform X1: MSVINLGPDPYLAFQPNLKPQTKKEDYRNFATGSVADHVYNTYKLMHTNQNVDFVKRKHLEWSGCSHAEMSMMDAVMSLDQLVDESDPDVDFPNSFHAFQTAEGIRREHPDKDWFQLVGLIHDVGKVLALWGEPQVRFFFFFYSYLMCVLGYEYIMYNLLTMQIFSKLTWEILYMHGKSLHPCPQWAVVGDTFPVGCAFQNSIVFRDSSFQENPDDTNPSYNSKYGIYKPNCGLDNVLLSWGHDEYLYRVLQFNKCSIPEEGLNMIRYHSFYPWHSQGDYMHLCDDKDLQMLPWVKKFNNFDLYTKVAELPDMEKLRPYYQSLIDKYCPGILKW; this comes from the exons ATGAGTGTCATCAACTTG GGTCCAGACCCGTATCTGGCTTTTCAGCCAAATCTGAAACCCCAAACCAAAAAAGAAGACTACAGAAACTTTGCG ACGGGGAGTGTTGCCGATCATGTGTACAACACATACAAGCTGATGCACACCAACCAGAACGTGGACTTTGTCAAGCGAAAG CACTTAGAATGGAGCGGCTGCAGCCACGCCGAAATGTCCATGATGGACGCAGTCATGTCTCTGGATCAGCTAGTGGACGAGTCTGATCCAGATGTGGACTTCCCAAACTCCTTTCACGCCTTCCAGACGGCCGAGGGAATTCGCAGGGAACACCCAGACAAAG actggTTCCAGCTTGTAGGTCTGATTCACGACGTTGGGAAGGTCTTGGCGCTGTGGGGGGAACCTCaggtaagattttttttttttttttattcttaccTAATGTGTGTACT AGGCTATGAATACATTATGTACAATTTATTAACgatgcaaatattttcaaaactgaCCTGGGAGATACTTTACATGCATGGAAAAAGTCTTCATCCTTGTCCACAGTGGGCGGTGGTGGGTGACACGTTCCCCGTGGGCTGCGCCTTCCAAAACTCCATCGTGTTCCGCGACAGCTCCTTCCAAGAGAACCCGGACGACACAAATCCCAGCTACAA CTCTAAATATGGAATCTACAAACCAAATTGCGGGCTTGATAATGTCCTCTTGTCCTGGGGTCATGATG AGTACCTTTACCGCGTTCTGCAGTTCAACAAGTGCAGCATCCCCGAGGAG GGTCTCAACATGATCCGCTACCATTCCTTCTACCCATGGCACTCCCAAGGCGACTACATGCACCTGTGTGACGACAAAGACCTGCAAATGCTGCCTTGGGTGAAAAAGTTTAA CAACTTTGATCTCTACACGAAAGTGGCCGAGCTGCCCGACATGGAGAAGCTGCGTCCGTACTACCAATCGCTGATCGACAAGTACTGTCCCGGGATACTGAAGTGGTGA
- the miox gene encoding inositol oxygenase isoform X2, with the protein MSVINLGPDPYLAFQPNLKPQTKKEDYRNFATGSVADHVYNTYKLMHTNQNVDFVKRKHLEWSGCSHAEMSMMDAVMSLDQLVDESDPDVDFPNSFHAFQTAEGIRREHPDKDWFQLVGLIHDVGKVLALWGEPQWAVVGDTFPVGCAFQNSIVFRDSSFQENPDDTNPSYNSKYGIYKPNCGLDNVLLSWGHDEYLYRVLQFNKCSIPEEGLNMIRYHSFYPWHSQGDYMHLCDDKDLQMLPWVKKFNNFDLYTKVAELPDMEKLRPYYQSLIDKYCPGILKW; encoded by the exons ATGAGTGTCATCAACTTG GGTCCAGACCCGTATCTGGCTTTTCAGCCAAATCTGAAACCCCAAACCAAAAAAGAAGACTACAGAAACTTTGCG ACGGGGAGTGTTGCCGATCATGTGTACAACACATACAAGCTGATGCACACCAACCAGAACGTGGACTTTGTCAAGCGAAAG CACTTAGAATGGAGCGGCTGCAGCCACGCCGAAATGTCCATGATGGACGCAGTCATGTCTCTGGATCAGCTAGTGGACGAGTCTGATCCAGATGTGGACTTCCCAAACTCCTTTCACGCCTTCCAGACGGCCGAGGGAATTCGCAGGGAACACCCAGACAAAG actggTTCCAGCTTGTAGGTCTGATTCACGACGTTGGGAAGGTCTTGGCGCTGTGGGGGGAACCTCag TGGGCGGTGGTGGGTGACACGTTCCCCGTGGGCTGCGCCTTCCAAAACTCCATCGTGTTCCGCGACAGCTCCTTCCAAGAGAACCCGGACGACACAAATCCCAGCTACAA CTCTAAATATGGAATCTACAAACCAAATTGCGGGCTTGATAATGTCCTCTTGTCCTGGGGTCATGATG AGTACCTTTACCGCGTTCTGCAGTTCAACAAGTGCAGCATCCCCGAGGAG GGTCTCAACATGATCCGCTACCATTCCTTCTACCCATGGCACTCCCAAGGCGACTACATGCACCTGTGTGACGACAAAGACCTGCAAATGCTGCCTTGGGTGAAAAAGTTTAA CAACTTTGATCTCTACACGAAAGTGGCCGAGCTGCCCGACATGGAGAAGCTGCGTCCGTACTACCAATCGCTGATCGACAAGTACTGTCCCGGGATACTGAAGTGGTGA
- the adm2b gene encoding uncharacterized protein adm2b, which produces MCALLQAWTCLVFALLPLEIQTRALFNQNLQTARHRSSKHMTPSSMMPPTPDYAPALDDAIALAERRFVWPVFITKKPPSKWFEVWPGAPGRSRGRRHTYARRARGQLMRAGCVLGTCQVQNLSHRLYQLIGRSGREDSSPINPRSPHSYG; this is translated from the exons ATGTGCGCGCTGCTGCAGGCGTGGACGTGCCTTGTTTTCGCTCTACTGCCATTGGAAATCCAGACTCGAGCGCTGTTCAACCAGAACCTCCAGACTGCCAGACACAG atccTCCAAACACATGACACCTTCTTCCATGATGCCACCGACGCCTGATTATGCCCCGGCCCTCGACGACGCCATCGCTCTGGCAGAGAGACGTTTTGTCTGGCCGGTCTTTATAACAAAGAAGCCGCCATCTAAGTGGTTTGAAGTGTGGCCGGGCGCACCGGGACGGTCCCGAGGGCGTCGCCACACCTACGCCCGGAGGGCCCGCGGGCAGCTGATGAGGGCAGGCTGCGTCCTGGGCACCTGTCAGGTGCAGAACCTCAGCCATCGCCTCTACCAGCTGATTGGACGCAGCGGCAGGGAAGACTCCTCCCCCATCAATCCTCGGAGTCCTCACAGCTACGGCTGA
- the LOC119124432 gene encoding MOB kinase activator 2 → MGGCHSYPTTTTKADGKAPPDVCDGKVGLNNNILETRPYLQQEYACQHINHTDMCALTSLPPGVDKAEWLASNTVSFFKHINLFSSALSEFCTPTTCPTACGPGDTVYVWTDDHGRKLKCSAPLYFDYAMSYIQDLLTDEDVFPTKAGSVFPTGFIFLAQKVFLLLFRTLAHIYWSHFRQTHALGLHAHLNTLFAHLTLFCRQHALLDAEDTEPLQDLISALGLQGGTQDKK, encoded by the exons ATGGGGGGTTGCCATAGTtaccccaccaccaccaccaaagcGGACGGCAAAGCTCCTCCCGACGTCTGCGATGGCAAAGT GGGGCTCAACAACAACATCCTGGAGACGCgtccgtacctccagcaggagTACGCATGTCAGCACATCAACCACACGGACATGTGCGCGCTCACGTCGCTACCGCCCGGCGTGGACAAAGCCGAGTGGTTGGCCAGCAACA CCGTGTCGTTTTTCAAGCACATAAACCTGTTCTCCAGCGCGCTGTCCGAGTTCTGCACCCCCACCACCTGCCCGACCGCCTGCGGACCGGGCGACAC AGTTTATGTTTGGACTGATGATCATGGCAGGAAGCTGAAATGCTCGGCTCCTCTCTACTTTGACTACGCCATGTCTTACATTCAGGACCTACTTACAGATGAAGATGTGTTCCCCACAAAAGCAG GCTCAGTTTTCCCCACCGGCTTCATCTTCCTGGCGCAGAAggtgtttttgttgctgttcaGGACTCTGGCCCACATCTACTGGTCTCACTTCCGGCAGACGCACGCGCTGGGCCTGCACGCTCATCTCAACACGCTCTTTGCGCACCTCACGCTCTTTTGCCGGCAGCACGCGTTGCTGGACGCCGAGGACACTGAACCGCTGCAGGACCTTATCTCGGCTCTGGGATTGCAGGGAGGAACACAGGACAAGAAATAA